One window from the genome of Podospora pseudocomata strain CBS 415.72m chromosome 6, whole genome shotgun sequence encodes:
- the RFG1 gene encoding slightly ste11-like protein (EggNog:ENOG503P0YZ; COG:K), with amino-acid sequence MTEVIPSSSQQQRQPPGSQQQKQQQPHQQQQTGPLTRSAMSAARLAGGGSTPSTSSSIRTAVGGGESASIPAARATSTRQDTHIVTSAPLLPSGPAHSTRDSSFSSSSHGHIFQLGSGPITRKRAASINTEEANNRSRIESLTLQTPTSNPSSFHGDRVPEDNGSGQDLVCLCVPPPKIPRPRNAFILYRQAHQATIVQQNPGLANPDISKIIGENWKAEPEESKNRWKELAEAEKLRHQTQFPGYRYQPRRGNKSGAPSGRTTAPGQDPHKCPNCGGRYIATPRTPSTPFMTPTAAKQPPFPGGGGHPPPPGYPRHQRPPPTPASVRGAARPQWGPQGSGANLYDIREHYEDAYSPSEAKRRRYNAAGNYQNYHSLPSPPPPLPHSYPGPPRGSVSRASMSMSSSPTPGYGPPQLPGPSSMLARVSPGPSPLSGGSITGSMAPPPVPRAPSLSLSMSSPYGPPSHQYPPPPPQHQTYLHQSQQQRTGSLPSVLSGGASQPPTGGEFDESLRLPPLHLSTSTSNPSTSRIPISPDNESEIGSAYPSSIKTAFSSSHPPSAFSGTQSNPRQDSKEEEAARRSVEAMVMSISYINKLRVLERISPPLGSDPQGTRKKRRGPIIAVEGVDLSLMKLVGGVIERALRQERGENWDIMTWNAADDESSDDGATEERPGSFSSRESNASSSKVVLGSRAGSTTPVPFRQPSDSSPFETYLRTITKWHAKSNEIVSFVTSPQGSSSSASHPSSDTESMTPTPRHRHPLPGHASSPKVPIALLPSGFSLTLSDKFACQTPISDSYAPVDHWQWMATLWRGVAGADLVVYVKGIYQQQQQQSSNLSPKEQQQQGGGVEIKAGGLIAVKIPVLMSQEGGSSSQGEQQQVVVDEKIERRLGFEVVEWVRGGSWLGQGGQQQQGEAMEF; translated from the exons cggcagccacCAGgttcacagcagcagaagcagcagcaaccacatcagcagcagcagactgGCCCTTTAACCCGCTCAGCCATGTCTGCTGCGAGGTTGGCAGGAGGGGGAAGCACACCGTCCACATCTTCGTCCATAAGAACGGCGGTCGGAGGCGGAGAGTCAGCATCAATACCGGCTGCAAGGGCCACAtcgacaagacaagacactCACATTGTGACCTCAGCTCCTCTTTTACCCTCTGGCCCTGCCCATTCTACTCGTGactcttctttttcttcctcttcgcacGGGCATATTTTTCAGCTCGGCAGCGGGCCAATAACTAGAAAGCGAGCGGCGTCCATTAACACGGAGGAAGCCAACAACCGTTCACGGATCGAGAGCTTGACCCTTCAGACACCTACAAGCAATCCTAGTTCTTTTCACGGTGACCGTGTTCCAGAGGACAACGGTTCTGGGCAGGATCTTGTCTGTCTTTGCGTACCTCCACCGAAGATTCCAAGACCAAGAAACG CTTTTATACTCTATCGCCAAGCCCATCAAGCGACGATTGTTCAACAAAATCCTGGTCTCGCCAACCCGGATATTTCCAAGATCATTGGCGAGAACTGGAAGGCTGAGCCAGAAGAGTCCAAAAACAGGTGGAAAGAGCTGGCAGAGGCGGAAAAGCTGCGGCATCAGACACAGTTTCCAGGCTATCGATACCAGCCGAGAAGAGGAAACAAGAGTGGTGCTCCATCAGGTAGAACAACTGCGCCAGGACAAGATCCACACAAGTGTCCAAACTGTGGAGGAAGATACATTGCCACTCCGAGAACACCATCTACGCCATTCATGACTCCCACGGCGGCGAAacagcccccttttccaggcggaggaggccatccaccacctccgggCTACCCTCGCCACCAGCGACCTCCACCAACGCCTGCTTCGGTAAGAGGAGCCGCTCGACCTCAATGGGGACCACAAGGAAGTGGTGCCAACCTTTACGATATTCGTGAACACTACGAAGATGCTTATTCTCCGTCGGAAGCCAAGCGTAGGAGGTACAATGCAGCAGGAAACTATCAAAACTACCATTCCCtaccatcaccccctcctccactacCTCATTCATACCCTGGGCCTCCCAGGGGGTCTGTGTCTCGAGCTTCGATGAGCATGAGCAGTTCGCCCACACCGGGTTACGGGCCTCCGCAACTGCCGGGTCCATCTTCCATGCTTGCTCGTGTCAGCCCAGGACCGAGCCCACTGTCAGGAGGTAGCATCACGGGGAGTatggctcctccacccgttCCCAGAGCCCCAAGTTTGTCGTTGTCCATGTCATCTCCGTACGGCCCTCCTTCACACCAATacccgccaccgccaccacaacatcaaacaTACCTACACcaatcccaacaacaacgcacGGGCTCATTGCCGTCTGTTCTCTCCGGCGGTGCTTCCCAACCTCCGACTGGTGGTGAGTTTGACGAGTCCCTCCGcctgcctcccctccatctgtCGACTTCAACGAGTAATCCTTCTACTTCTCGAATTCCAATCTCCCCAGACAATGAATCCGAAATTGGAAGTGCCTACCCTTCCAGTATCAAAACCgcattctcttcttcccacccaccTTCTGCCTTTTCTGGTACCCAAAGCAACCCCCGTCAAGActccaaggaggaggaagccgccCGACGCAGCGTGGAAGCGATGGTAATGTCCATTTCCTACATCAACAAGCTCCGAGTTCTGGAACGAATTTCTCCTCCTTTGGGTTCAGATCCCCAGGGAACTCGGAAGAAGAGGCGAGGCCCTATAATTGCtgtggaaggggttgatCTGTCTTTGATGAAGCTTGTAGGCGGTGTCATCGAGCGTGCCCTGCGCCAGGAAAGAGGCGAGAACTGGGATATCATGACCTGGAACGCCGCCGATGACGAATCGTCCGACGACGGGGCAACAGAAGAGCGACCCGGTAGCTTCTCCAGCAGGGAAAGCAACGCCAGCAGCTCCAAGGTCGTCCTCGGCTCCAGAGCCGGCAGCACGACGCCGGTTCCGTTCCGCCAACCATCCGACTCTAGCCCGTTCGAGACGTACCTCCGCACCATCACAAAGTGGCACGCCAAATCGAACGAGATTGTCTCGTTTGTCACTTCCCCGCagggctcctcctcgtcggcgaGCCACCCCTCGTCGGATACCGAGTCGATGACGCCCACCCCTCGACACCGGCATCCTCTGCCTGGTCATGCGTCATCCCCAAAGGTGCCCATCGCGCTTCTTCCTAGCGGGTTTAGCTTGACGCTGTCGGATAAGTTTGCTTGTCAGACACCCATTAGTGATTCATATGCGCCGGTGGATCACTGGCAGTGGATGGCTACGCTTTGGAGGGGCGTTGCTGGGGCGGATTTGGTGGTTTATGTCAAGGGGATttatcagcagcagcagcagcagtcgtCGAATTTGTCGCcgaaggagcagcagcaacaggggggaggtgtggagATCAAGGCTGGGGGGTTGATTGCGGTCAAGATTCCTGTTTTGATGTCtcaggagggggggagcAGTAGTcagggggagcagcagcaggttgtggttgatgagaagatTGAGAGGAGGCTTGGgtttgaggttgtggagtgGGTTAGGGGAGGTAGTTGGCTGGGACAAggagggcagcagcagcaaggggaGGCGATGGAGTTTTAG